Genomic DNA from Hypanus sabinus isolate sHypSab1 chromosome 14, sHypSab1.hap1, whole genome shotgun sequence:
TAGTGTGCTTGACAGTACAGAAATAATGTCTCAAAATGTATTaattagaaaagaaaaaaaatggtaTTTGAGTATCCTCCTTGTCTCTGATTTTCAACTCTTGGCAAAAACTTCAGTCCACCTTAAATCTTGGGAATTAAGCTTCCATTGGGACCAAGAGGCATTGTTCCAATTTCTACAAAGCTGAAATAGCAGTGGTCACATACCTGATGTTTGAGTTACAAGTGACAATTTTGGTAAGTCTTCTCAAACAGAGCAGTGGGTTGTGTGTTCCATTTGGTTCTGTTTGAAGAGTGACGAAATCAGCCACCATTTAGATTCTTGAGCTGTGTTTCCTGTTGGCCTGACCAAATGCTTAAAGTCAGGAATGTCATACTCATAAAATATTAGTATTCTCTGTAAAGCTTGAATGTCAGGGAATGGTTGATGGGGCAGGAGCATTTACCCAGGAATAGATTGATTtttaaagagaaaattaaagTCAGGTTTATTTTTTCTGCTCAAAAATTTCTCCTGTTACCATTATTGTGGACAGCTTCTGGCCAGAACCATCATCAACATTTTTTGGCAGAAATGGGTGCAGAGCTGCATGTAACAGTTTTCAGGTGTGCATTTGTGTTGCTACTAAGCCCAAGGTCTAGAATTGTTGGCAATTAAACCTTACTGTCCAGTGTATGTACTTCATGTTCGTTATTTTTGATCTGATTCAGTAaacttgttttttaaaaaaagtgatttTTGTTTTCTGCATATTTACAGCATGTATCTTGGTAACTTTTAAGGCCGTATTGCTCATGTCACTTTTGATTAGTTTTGCTGTTACTGTACTTTGAGATTCACTTCACTCAGCAAGGAAAGCTGTCTTGGTTGAAACTAGAAAATTGTATCCCTTGAAGTTCTGACCTATTCAATGTTTCAGAGGAAGCTGTGTAAAAGATTGAATGAGTCCATTGTGGCCAGGAATTAATACTATAAGAATGATTTTGGAAGTCTTGAGGCAGGTAAACTATACATTGTAGGGTGCTGGTATAAATTAGACTTCTTGCTAGGAGAAATTCCAGGACTTTTGGCTGTAGATCAGTCTCATTTATGTTTTGTATAGACTTGTATCTTGATTTGTTTTGGATTACTCCACAGTGAAATACAAGGCCCTAATCTATTTAAACAATTGCTTAATTAATCTTTCTTGTGCATCCACTATCATGTCTCTGCTTAATGGGGTTTTGCATGTACTGTTGATGAAGGTGACCAGGGTACATGGTTACTGTGTGAGGCAGCTTAAGTTTTGATTTGGCTACTGATGTGTGTATACTTCACTGTTTCTGCAGAAAAATGTTTGTGGGTGGCCTCAGCTGGGATACCACAAAGAAAGATCTGAAGGACTATTTCTCTAAATTTGGAGAGGTGGTAGATTGCACATTAAAGTTGGATCCCATTACAGGGCGTTCAAGAGGATTTGGATTCGTCCTGTTTAAAGAGGCTGACAGTGTGGataaggtatttgatcataaaaCCTTGGGCTTAAAAAGTGGGTTCAGAAGATAATGGAAATGAAATATTTGTTTTCTTTGTGTGATGTTTGGAATTTCTTGTTCCATTTCCATATAGGTTATGGAACAGAAGGAGCATAAATTGAATGGCAAAGTGATTGATCCAAAAAAAGCCAAGGCAATGAAAAAAGAACCTGTAAAGAAAATTTTTGTAGGCGGTCTTTCACCAGATACAGCTGAAGAGAAGATCAGAGAATACTTTGGAGCTTTTGGGGAGgtatgtgttttgcaccttataTCTTCCAAGTTTAATGTCTCTTGGTTCAGATTGATGGGTTTGAAAGtgtggggtggagggagggatCAGTGAGATGGTTGAATTCATAGTTTACCAGAATGCACAGGCCTCCTTTATTGCTTTTGCCTTTCCCAGCTTTGGTGGGCCATCTACTCAACTAACTTTAcctcaagaccataagacataggagcagaattaggacatttggcccattgagtctgctcagccattcaaattgtggctgatttattatcacattCAACTCTCCACTGAGTTGACCCTCAGTCCCTCCCCATCCACTCTGTAATTTTACTGGCATCTAACAACTCATGTTTTAGAAATTATGTTGTAATTTTTTAATGTGGTGGGAGTGGGGTGTGTATCTGCCACTTTGGCTCCACTAGTGCATGGGCATGGAATGCTAATGGTGTCACATTAAATTTAGGTGGAATCAATAGAGCTTCCTATGGACAACAAAACAAATAAGAGGCGTGGCTTCTGTTTCATAACTTTCAAGGAAGAGGACCCGGTGAAAAAGATTCTTGAAAAGAAGTTCCATAATGTTGGACTTAGCAAGGTATGACTTGGCAGTATGGAATGTTAGCTTGAGTGagattaggttaattggttgcaATTGCCTCAATCTGCTGTTAGATTTTCACCATGTAAAAATCTAACAGCATAATTGAGTGTTTTTGGTTAATACTATTTTGGGTCCTTGAATTTCTCTGTGCCCTGTGGACTGCATATTTGCAAAGTATGCATATGATTGTTTGAGTTGACCCTTGTAGATCCCTGAGGGTTAATATTTTATTTCTAAATTTAGAAGAGCCTTGTTGTCTTGCATAGGTGAAATGTTGAAATTGTTTCTTATTTGGCAGTGTGAGATCAAGGTGGCAATGTCAAAGGAAGTCTATCAACAGCAACAGCAGTGGGGAGTTGGTCGAGGCACTTTTGCAGGTCGAGGccgtgggagaggtggagggacaggtgctGGAGGTAACGTACATTTTTGATGCTCTGTGGAGTTGAATTGCAATTTCCAGTTGATGAAAATCTTCATTGCACTTTTCAGCCCCAAGCCAGAACTGGAACCAAGGATATAACAACTACTGGAATCAAGGCTATGGCAGCTATAACTATGGCTACAATAGCCAAGGATATGGAGGTTATGGTGGCTATGATTATCCTGCTTATAATAACTACTATGGATATGGTGACTATGGCAGTAAGTGCTTGTTCAACTTTTTCAAATATAATTGCATGAAATGAAATCTTAATTTTCACTTTAGATTGTTAAGTTGTTTGTTGAGCACTGCATGACCCAAAAATCAAATTTGCATGATATGCAAAAGGCTGGACTACTGCATGTTCCATCTTAATTTTCTGCTGCTTCTCCCTTCCACGCTTTTTTCTTGCAAAGAGGGTGGGGCAATCATTGAAGGGGTTGGGGGCCTCTGGTCCGCTGATAAGGATGTGCGCTCCTGTGGGATGGAACTGGCCTACTCGTTCCTGCTGTGGGCCCTGTTTTCCCATTGTGGCAGGAGTGCTCTATTAGTGCACTGTTCCCACTTGTGGCCTGACCAATAACCTAACACTGAATAtgaaattttaaaatttaaaccAAATATTGGATGTCTAAAATAAAAAGTTAAAATCAACAGGTCAGTGGTGTTTTAGATAGGTGGATATTTTCAGATGTGTGCCTTTGGAAAAACCTAATAAAACAAAGGGTTAGATGCAGATCCCATAATCAATGATATAGATAGTGCGTGATCTTAATGATCTGTTTAAAATAAGCCCCATAACCTAAGTGGACTATAAGTAACTGTTCATCTAAAACCTGGTGAGGATGAAAATCTTTTTTgatgaggttttttttttaaaaaaagaagattTCCAGGGtacatttgtgattttttttttgattgacTGTGAAGTGGATCATTGAGCATCTTGTGTAAATGCTAAAAATGTTACAGATCAACAGAGTGGTTATGGGAAAGCGCCACGACGTGGAGGCCATCAGAATAGCTACAAACCATACTAAGATTTGTCCCTGCAGCCCATTGGAAGCAGGTATGTTAGCTATTCATTTAAATTTCATTTTAACATTATTTAACTTTTGTTAaaattatatttataattaatttacatattttaaaattttacagCACTcaagtgcttttttttaaaaacgtagACACTCGGAGTTTTGTAATGCAGATGCTGTAAGAAGCTTTATGGCTTTTGCCCTTTTTTTTACAAGTTGTAAATTTAAACAGGTAAAGTACTGCTAATGGGTACAAATAAAGGACACTTCAAGACAAAAAGAAAACCATTGTCTGCTAACTGACATTATACCTTGTTTGTACCCGCCAGCGGGAACTTCATTGCAGGCCATGTGTCACCCTGACCACACGATTCTCACAGGCCCGCTCAATGCGGACAGAGTACGAGACGCTCGCGCTCTCGAATGCTGCCGTTTGGTATGGTCTCTTCCAACATCCTGTATCAGCATTAAAATAAAATGGATACTTCAAGCTTTGCCTTCACTTATTTCTTGCTTATTATATTAATGTAATTTAATGCATTTTTTACAGGCCCCAGTAATGGTTAAATACGACTGCTTACAGAATAATTCATTCTTCTATGGATACAGCTTGTCTTTGGACTTTCCAAGTGTATTAATATATATTTCTAAATCCAGTTTATTAAATGCTTGCTTTCCTCCCTCCCCCATTTTAATAGTCCTGTAGTTGTAATTGCAAATAGTCCATGTGCTAAAGCCAGATAATTCCTGAGACTGACATGTTTTATTAGCTTGTCACGTGTAGAAATTTGTATTTCTGCACAGTGCATTCAGTGTACTGCTGGGAGGTTTTTATAAAGTGGCTAACATTATTGTTTGGTTTGACAAGTGAATAATGGGTATGGGAACACAATTTGGGGTACAAGTTTTCAAGTTTCTCTGGAATTTTAGTTCATGGACTATTAAGCATTTATAGATTTTATGTAGTAAATATTTGGTGGTTGAATTAACTTGAATTTAAAGCTCTAGGTTTATAAGGGTGGGTATTTGAGTATTGTAAGACTTTTACTTGATTTGATGATCATTTAATCTGTTGAATCTGACCATCTCCAACATCCATTCTCTGTTTGATTTCTTTTAGGTGAAGCAACAGTATTTTACTCCAGATAGAAGATTCATAGGAAGTGGTGTTTAGGCCTCTCTAAAGCAGCATTTAACTGTTCAGTACTTTTTTTTGGTATCATTTACCAACTCCtatcccaaccccccccccccccccgccatctgCACAAGAATCGCTGCCTCCTGTCCCATCTCATTGAATTCggctttgatttaaaaaaaaatagctttTATTATTTTTACCTGATAGATGTGTTCTCTGTGACCAAccttttttttatacattttctccCC
This window encodes:
- the hnrnpd gene encoding heterogeneous nuclear ribonucleoprotein D0 isoform X2 translates to MSEAVQFSEAEATEQGLGAVAAAAESAAVGLSDAAPEAKGGDSSAAVIETEGAKIDASKTEEDEGKMFVGGLSWDTTKKDLKDYFSKFGEVVDCTLKLDPITGRSRGFGFVLFKEADSVDKVMEQKEHKLNGKVIDPKKAKAMKKEPVKKIFVGGLSPDTAEEKIREYFGAFGEVESIELPMDNKTNKRRGFCFITFKEEDPVKKILEKKFHNVGLSKCEIKVAMSKEVYQQQQQWGVGRGTFAGRGRGRGGGTGAGAPSQNWNQGYNNYWNQGYGSYNYGYNSQGYGGYGGYDYPAYNNYYGYGDYGSEATVFYSR
- the hnrnpd gene encoding heterogeneous nuclear ribonucleoprotein D0 isoform X1, which produces MSEAVQFSEAEATEQGLGAVAAAAESAAVGLSDAAPEAKGGDSSAAVIETEGAKIDASKTEEDEGKMFVGGLSWDTTKKDLKDYFSKFGEVVDCTLKLDPITGRSRGFGFVLFKEADSVDKVMEQKEHKLNGKVIDPKKAKAMKKEPVKKIFVGGLSPDTAEEKIREYFGAFGEVESIELPMDNKTNKRRGFCFITFKEEDPVKKILEKKFHNVGLSKCEIKVAMSKEVYQQQQQWGVGRGTFAGRGRGRGGGTGAGAPSQNWNQGYNNYWNQGYGSYNYGYNSQGYGGYGGYDYPAYNNYYGYGDYGNQQSGYGKAPRRGGHQNSYKPY